A window from Streptomyces griseiscabiei encodes these proteins:
- the hrpA gene encoding ATP-dependent RNA helicase HrpA has product MSTPPAPAFGALAPRLAELSLRDAHRLGRRLEGARKIRKPEARAAVLAEIEAEVAKGESRMAARAARVPAVSYPEQLPVSQKKDEIAAAIRDHQVVIVAGETGSGKTTQIPKICMELGRGVRGMIGHTQPRRIAARTVAERVAEELRTPLGEAVGWKVRFTDQVNPDATFVKLMTDGILLAEIQTDRELRAYDTIIIDEAHERSLNIDFLLGYLAQLLPKRPDLKVVITSATIDPERFSRHFGDAPIVEVSGRTYPVEVRYRPLLEEDSEDADRDQITAICDAVEELQGEGKGDILVFLSGEREIRDTADALIKKNYRFTEVLPLYARLSHAEQHRVFQAHTGRRIVLATNVAETSLTVPGIKYVIDPGFARISRYSHRTKVQRLPIEAISQASANQRKGRCGRTSDGVCIRLYSEDDFLARPEFTDAEILRTNLASVILQMTAAGLGDIEKFPFIDPPDHRNIRDGVQLLQELGALDAVQKDVRKRLTPMGRKLSQLPVDPRLARMVVEADKNGCAREVMVIAAALSIQDPRERPADKQAQADQQHARFKDETSDFLAYLNLWRYVREQQKERGSSSFRRMCKQEYLNFLRIREWQDIYSQLRTVAKQMDIHLNEDDAPEQHVHLSLLAGLLSHIGMKDVKETGGESGRSTGKNEYLGARGAKFAIFPGSALFKKPPRFVMSAELVETSRLWARVNARIEPEWVEPLAEHLLKRTYSEPHWEKDQAAVMAYEKVTLYGVPIVAQRKINYGRIDAEASRELFIRNALVEGDWRTHHKFFSDNRKLLSEVEELEHRARRRDIVVDDDTLFDFYDQRVPDHVVSGAHFDSWWKHKRHEQPDFLDFEREMLIRESAEAVTKADYPDSWRQGQLKFRVTYQFEPGADADGVTVHIPLHVLNQVTDEGFDWQIPGLREEVVTELIRSLPKPIRRNYVPAPNFAQRFLDQAVPLQEPLPVTMARELKRMVGVPVAPEDFDWARVPDHLKITFRIVDERRRKVAEDKDLEALRLRLKPKARQALSQAAAATAERQGGESLERKGLTDWTIGSLTRVFETRRAGQPVKAYPALVDDGPTANTVSVRLFDTEAEQAEAMWKGTRRLILRNIPVNPAKFASEKLTNAQKLALSANPHGSIQALFDDCAMAAADRLIADFGGPAWDESSHRKLYDKVRAEIVDTTVRTVGQVQQVLAAWQACERRLKSMRSPALLANLADVRGQLDALVKPGFVTEAGLRRLPDLMRYLVAADRRLQQMPTGVQRDTSRMEKVHEMRDEYAWLLEQLPQGRPVPSSVLEIRWMIEELRVSYFAHALGTAYPVSDKRIVKAIDAAVP; this is encoded by the coding sequence ATGTCTACGCCACCTGCCCCCGCCTTCGGCGCCCTCGCCCCCCGCCTGGCCGAGCTGTCGCTGCGCGACGCGCACCGGCTCGGGCGCAGGCTCGAAGGCGCGCGCAAGATCCGTAAGCCCGAGGCCCGGGCCGCCGTGCTCGCCGAGATCGAGGCGGAGGTCGCCAAGGGCGAGTCCCGCATGGCCGCGCGCGCCGCGCGCGTGCCGGCCGTCTCGTACCCCGAGCAGCTGCCCGTCAGCCAGAAGAAGGACGAGATCGCGGCCGCCATCCGTGATCACCAGGTCGTGATCGTCGCGGGCGAGACCGGCTCCGGCAAGACGACCCAGATCCCCAAGATCTGTATGGAGCTGGGTCGTGGCGTACGGGGCATGATCGGCCACACCCAGCCGAGACGCATCGCCGCCCGCACGGTCGCCGAGCGCGTCGCGGAGGAGCTGCGGACGCCGCTCGGTGAGGCCGTCGGCTGGAAGGTGCGGTTCACCGATCAGGTGAATCCGGACGCGACCTTCGTCAAGCTGATGACGGACGGCATCCTGCTCGCCGAGATCCAGACGGACCGCGAGCTGCGCGCCTACGACACGATCATCATCGACGAGGCCCACGAGCGGTCCCTCAACATCGACTTCCTGCTGGGCTATCTCGCCCAGCTGCTGCCCAAGCGCCCCGACCTCAAGGTCGTCATCACCTCCGCGACCATCGACCCCGAGCGCTTCTCCCGGCACTTCGGGGACGCGCCGATCGTCGAGGTCAGCGGCCGTACGTATCCCGTGGAGGTGCGCTACCGCCCGCTCCTGGAGGAGGACTCGGAGGACGCCGACCGGGACCAGATCACCGCGATCTGCGACGCCGTCGAGGAGCTTCAGGGGGAGGGCAAGGGCGACATCCTCGTCTTCCTCTCCGGAGAACGCGAGATCCGGGACACCGCCGACGCCCTGATCAAGAAGAACTACCGCTTCACCGAGGTCCTCCCCCTCTACGCCCGGCTCTCGCACGCCGAGCAGCACCGGGTCTTCCAGGCGCACACCGGCCGCAGGATCGTTCTGGCCACGAACGTCGCCGAGACCTCCCTCACGGTCCCCGGCATCAAGTACGTCATCGACCCCGGCTTCGCCCGTATCTCCCGCTACAGCCACCGCACCAAGGTCCAGCGGCTGCCCATCGAGGCGATCTCCCAGGCCAGTGCCAACCAGCGCAAGGGCCGCTGCGGTCGTACGTCCGACGGTGTCTGCATCCGCCTCTACAGCGAGGACGACTTCCTCGCCCGCCCCGAGTTCACGGACGCGGAGATCCTGCGGACGAACCTCGCCTCCGTCATCCTGCAGATGACCGCGGCCGGCCTCGGCGACATCGAGAAGTTCCCCTTCATCGACCCGCCGGACCACCGCAACATCCGCGACGGCGTCCAGCTCCTGCAGGAGCTCGGCGCGCTCGACGCGGTGCAGAAGGACGTCCGCAAGCGGCTGACCCCGATGGGCCGCAAGCTCTCCCAGCTGCCCGTCGACCCGCGCCTGGCCCGGATGGTCGTCGAGGCCGACAAGAACGGCTGTGCCCGCGAGGTCATGGTCATCGCCGCCGCGCTCTCCATCCAGGACCCGCGCGAACGCCCCGCCGACAAACAGGCCCAGGCCGACCAGCAGCACGCCCGCTTCAAGGACGAGACCAGCGACTTCCTCGCCTATCTCAACCTCTGGCGATACGTCCGCGAGCAGCAGAAGGAGCGCGGCTCGTCGTCGTTCCGCCGGATGTGCAAGCAGGAGTACCTGAACTTCCTGCGCATCCGGGAGTGGCAGGACATCTACAGCCAGCTGCGCACGGTCGCCAAGCAGATGGACATCCATCTCAACGAGGACGACGCCCCCGAGCAGCACGTCCATCTCTCGCTCCTCGCCGGACTGCTCTCCCACATCGGCATGAAGGACGTGAAGGAGACCGGCGGCGAGAGCGGACGGAGCACCGGCAAGAACGAGTATCTGGGCGCCCGCGGCGCCAAGTTCGCGATCTTCCCGGGCTCGGCCCTCTTCAAGAAGCCCCCGCGCTTCGTGATGTCGGCCGAGCTGGTGGAGACCAGCCGCCTCTGGGCCCGCGTCAACGCCCGCATCGAGCCCGAATGGGTCGAGCCGCTCGCCGAGCACCTCCTCAAGCGGACCTACAGCGAGCCGCACTGGGAGAAGGACCAGGCGGCCGTGATGGCGTACGAGAAGGTCACGCTGTACGGCGTCCCGATCGTCGCCCAGCGGAAGATCAACTACGGCCGCATCGACGCGGAGGCCAGCCGTGAGCTGTTCATCCGCAACGCGCTGGTCGAGGGCGACTGGCGGACCCACCACAAGTTCTTCTCGGACAACCGCAAGCTGCTCAGCGAGGTCGAGGAGCTGGAGCACCGGGCCCGGCGCCGGGACATCGTGGTCGACGACGACACGCTCTTCGACTTCTACGACCAGCGGGTTCCCGACCATGTCGTCTCCGGCGCCCACTTCGACTCCTGGTGGAAGCACAAGCGGCACGAGCAGCCCGACTTCCTGGACTTCGAGCGGGAGATGCTCATCCGGGAGTCGGCGGAGGCGGTCACCAAGGCCGACTATCCGGACTCCTGGCGGCAGGGACAGCTGAAGTTCCGGGTCACCTACCAGTTCGAGCCGGGTGCCGACGCGGACGGCGTGACCGTCCACATCCCCCTCCACGTCCTCAACCAGGTCACGGACGAGGGCTTCGACTGGCAGATCCCGGGCCTGCGCGAGGAGGTGGTGACGGAGCTGATCCGCTCCCTCCCCAAACCGATCCGCCGGAACTACGTGCCGGCGCCGAACTTCGCCCAGCGTTTCCTGGACCAGGCGGTCCCCTTGCAGGAGCCGCTGCCGGTGACGATGGCCCGCGAGCTGAAGCGCATGGTGGGTGTGCCGGTGGCACCCGAGGACTTCGACTGGGCCCGGGTCCCCGACCATCTGAAGATCACCTTCCGGATCGTCGACGAGCGGCGCCGGAAGGTGGCCGAGGACAAGGATCTGGAGGCGCTGCGGCTGCGGTTGAAGCCGAAGGCGCGCCAGGCCCTCTCCCAGGCGGCGGCGGCCACCGCCGAGCGCCAGGGCGGCGAGTCCCTGGAGCGCAAGGGCCTGACCGACTGGACGATCGGCTCCCTCACCCGTGTCTTCGAGACCCGCCGGGCCGGGCAGCCGGTGAAGGCGTATCCGGCGCTCGTCGACGACGGACCGACGGCGAACACCGTCTCGGTCCGTCTCTTCGACACCGAGGCGGAGCAGGCGGAGGCGATGTGGAAGGGCACCCGTCGGCTCATCCTCCGAAACATTCCGGTCAACCCTGCGAAGTTCGCGAGCGAAAAGCTCACCAACGCACAGAAGCTGGCACTGTCCGCCAATCCGCACGGTTCGATCCAGGCCCTGTTCGACGACTGCGCGATGGCGGCGGCCGACAGGCTGATCGCCGACTTCGGCGGGCCGGCCTGGGACGAGTCCTCGCACCGCAAGCTCTACGACAAGGTGCGCGCCGAGATCGTCGACACCACGGTCCGCACGGTCGGCCAGGTGCAGCAGGTGCTGGCCGCCTGGCAGGCCTGTGAGCGGCGTCTGAAGTCCATGCGCAGCCCGGCCCTCCTCGCCAACCTCGCGGACGTACGGGGGCAGCTGGACGCCCTGGTGAAGCCCGGGTTCGTCACGGAGGCGGGGCTGCGGCGGCTGCCGGACCTGATGCGCTATCTGGTGGCGGCGGACCGGCGGCTGCAGCAGATGCCGACCGGGGTGCAGCGGGACACGTCCCGGATGGAGAAGGTGCACGAGATGCGGGACGAGTACGCCTGGCTGCTGGAACAGCTGCCCCAGGGGCGGCCGGTGCCCTCCTCGGTGCTGGAGATCCGCTGGATGATCGAGGAGTTGCGGGTCAGCTATTTCGCGCACGCCCTGGGGACGGCGTACCCCGTCTCCGACAAGCGGATCGTGAAGGCGATCGACGCGGCCGTGCCGTAA
- a CDS encoding amino acid permease has product MTDDDIARGAAGASVPDSVSVSVSDEERLAQLGYTQVLARRMSAFSNYAVSFTIISVLSGCMTLYLFGMNTGGPAVITWGWVAVGLMTLFVGLAMAEICSAYPTSAGLYFWAHRLAPARSAAAWAWFTGWFNVLGQVAVTAGIDFGAASFLAAYLNLEFGFEVTPVRTILLFAAILLLHGLLNTFGVRIVGLLNSISVWWHVVGVVVIVGALVVVPDSHQSASFVFTEFVNETGWGSGLYVVLLGLLMAQYTFTGYDASAHMTEETHDASTAGPKGIVQSIWTSWVAGFVLLLGFTFAIQSYDGARESATGVPPAQILLDALGATGGKLLLLVIIGAQLFCGMASVTANSRMIYAFSRDGALPFSHVWHTVSPRTRTPVAAVWLAAGGALVLGLPYLINSTAYAAVTSIAVIGLYIAYVIPTLLRLRKGEAFERGPWHLGRWSRAIGVVAVVWVLFITVLFMLPQVSPVTWENFNYAPVAVVVVLGFAAIWWAASARHWFLDPGHERGAAREAARKGAPEPIDP; this is encoded by the coding sequence ATGACAGATGACGACATAGCCCGTGGGGCAGCCGGGGCTTCGGTCCCGGACTCTGTGTCGGTCTCGGTGTCCGACGAGGAACGGCTCGCCCAGCTGGGCTACACGCAGGTCCTCGCCCGCCGTATGTCCGCGTTCTCCAACTACGCGGTCTCTTTCACGATCATCTCGGTCCTGTCCGGCTGTATGACGCTCTACCTCTTCGGCATGAACACCGGCGGGCCCGCCGTGATCACCTGGGGCTGGGTCGCGGTCGGCCTGATGACGCTCTTCGTGGGCCTGGCCATGGCCGAGATCTGTTCGGCCTACCCGACCTCCGCCGGCCTGTACTTCTGGGCCCACCGGCTGGCCCCGGCCCGCAGCGCGGCGGCCTGGGCGTGGTTCACGGGCTGGTTCAACGTGCTCGGCCAGGTCGCCGTGACCGCCGGTATCGACTTCGGCGCGGCGTCGTTCCTGGCGGCGTATCTGAACCTGGAGTTCGGCTTCGAGGTGACCCCGGTCCGCACGATCCTGCTCTTCGCCGCGATCCTGCTGCTGCACGGTCTCCTCAACACCTTCGGCGTCCGGATCGTCGGTCTGCTGAACAGCATCAGCGTGTGGTGGCACGTCGTGGGCGTGGTCGTCATCGTCGGCGCGCTCGTCGTCGTCCCCGACAGCCATCAGTCGGCGTCCTTCGTCTTCACCGAGTTCGTCAACGAGACGGGCTGGGGCAGCGGGCTGTACGTGGTGCTGCTGGGGCTGCTGATGGCGCAGTACACCTTCACCGGGTACGACGCCTCCGCCCATATGACCGAGGAGACGCACGACGCGTCGACGGCCGGCCCGAAGGGCATCGTGCAGTCCATCTGGACGTCCTGGGTGGCGGGCTTCGTCCTCCTCCTCGGCTTCACCTTCGCCATCCAGTCGTACGACGGGGCCCGCGAGTCGGCGACCGGGGTGCCGCCCGCGCAGATCCTGCTGGACGCGCTCGGCGCGACCGGCGGGAAGCTGCTCCTGCTCGTCATCATCGGCGCGCAGCTCTTCTGCGGGATGGCCTCCGTCACCGCCAACAGCCGCATGATCTACGCCTTCTCGCGCGACGGCGCGCTCCCGTTCTCGCACGTCTGGCACACCGTCAGCCCCCGCACCCGCACTCCCGTGGCGGCGGTCTGGCTGGCGGCGGGCGGCGCGCTGGTCCTGGGCCTGCCGTATCTGATCAACAGCACCGCGTACGCCGCCGTCACCTCGATCGCGGTGATCGGCCTCTACATCGCGTACGTCATCCCGACCCTGCTGCGGCTGCGCAAGGGCGAGGCGTTCGAACGCGGGCCCTGGCACCTCGGCCGCTGGTCCCGTGCGATCGGCGTCGTCGCGGTGGTCTGGGTCCTCTTCATCACCGTCCTGTTCATGCTCCCGCAGGTGTCCCCGGTCACCTGGGAGAACTTCAACTACGCCCCCGTCGCCGTCGTCGTGGTGCTCGGCTTCGCGGCGATCTGGTGGGCCGCCTCCGCCCGCCACTGGTTCCTCGATCCCGGCCACGAGCGCGGCGCGGCCCGGGAGGCGGCGCGGAAGGGGGCACCGGAGCCGATCGATCCGTGA
- a CDS encoding DEAD/DEAH box helicase, with protein sequence MSISSTDHVVVPENGSQDDIEPASVEAAPEAPKAPEVTFADLGLPEGVVRKLAQNGVTTPFPIQAATIPDALAGKDILGRGRTGSGKTLSFGLPLLAQLAGGHTERKKPRGVILTPTRELAMQVADALQPYGDVLGLKMKVVCGGTSMGNQIYALERGVDILVATPGRLRDIINRGACSLENTQIAVLDEADQMSDLGFLPEVTELLDQVPAGGQRMLFSATMENEISTLVKRYLSNPVTHEVDSAQGNVTTMSHHILIVKPKDKAPVTAAIASRKGRTIIFVRTQLGADRIAEQLRDSGVKADALHGGMTQGARTRTLADFKDGYVNALVATDVAARGIHVDGIDLVLNVDPAGDHKDYLHRSGRTARAGRSGTVVSLSLPHQRRQIFRLMEDAGVDASRHIIQGGTAFDSEVADITGARSMTEVQAESVDNAAQQAEREVAQLTKELERVTRRAAELRDEATRLTARAARERGEDPEAAVAAAAETVAAAATAAEADGTPAEAPAAVVEQPAERPAYERSSYDQPRQRREERSGGYDRGDRGDRGGFRRDNDRRDGDRGGRSFERRDDRGGSGFRRDNDRGGRSFERRDDRGGSGFRRDNDRRDDRRDGDRGGRSFERRDDRGGSGFRRDNDRGGFERRDGERGGRSFERRDDRGGSGGSGFRRDNDRGGRSFERRDERGGHRGSDRPFNRDRQGGDRPGFRSGGHERPYGRRDDHRGSGSGTGSSFGRRDDKPRWKRNG encoded by the coding sequence ATGTCCATTTCCAGTACTGATCACGTCGTCGTGCCCGAGAACGGCTCGCAGGACGACATCGAGCCCGCCTCCGTCGAGGCGGCTCCCGAGGCCCCCAAGGCTCCCGAGGTCACCTTCGCGGACCTCGGTCTCCCCGAGGGCGTCGTGCGCAAGCTCGCGCAGAACGGCGTGACCACCCCCTTCCCGATCCAGGCCGCGACCATCCCGGACGCCCTGGCCGGCAAGGACATCCTCGGCCGTGGCCGTACCGGCTCCGGCAAGACCCTGTCGTTCGGTCTCCCGCTGCTCGCGCAGCTGGCCGGCGGCCACACCGAGCGCAAGAAGCCCCGCGGCGTCATCCTCACGCCGACCCGTGAGCTCGCGATGCAGGTCGCGGACGCCCTCCAGCCGTACGGCGACGTCCTCGGCCTGAAGATGAAGGTCGTCTGCGGCGGTACGTCGATGGGCAACCAGATCTACGCCCTGGAGCGCGGCGTCGACATCCTCGTCGCCACCCCGGGCCGGCTGCGCGACATCATCAACCGCGGCGCCTGCTCGCTGGAGAACACCCAGATCGCCGTCCTCGACGAGGCCGACCAGATGTCGGACCTGGGCTTCCTGCCCGAGGTCACCGAGCTGCTCGACCAGGTCCCGGCGGGCGGCCAGCGGATGCTCTTCTCCGCGACGATGGAGAACGAGATCTCCACGCTGGTCAAGCGCTACCTGAGCAACCCCGTCACGCACGAGGTCGACAGCGCCCAGGGCAACGTCACGACCATGTCGCACCACATCCTCATCGTGAAGCCCAAGGACAAGGCGCCGGTCACCGCCGCGATCGCCTCCCGCAAGGGCCGCACGATCATCTTCGTCCGCACCCAGCTGGGCGCCGACCGCATCGCCGAGCAGCTGCGCGACTCCGGTGTGAAGGCCGACGCGCTGCACGGCGGCATGACCCAGGGCGCCCGTACGCGGACGCTGGCCGACTTCAAGGACGGTTACGTCAACGCGCTCGTCGCGACCGACGTGGCCGCCCGCGGTATCCACGTCGACGGCATCGACCTGGTCCTGAACGTGGACCCGGCCGGTGACCACAAGGACTACCTGCACCGCTCCGGCCGTACGGCCCGCGCGGGCCGCTCCGGCACGGTCGTCTCCCTCTCCCTGCCGCACCAGCGCCGGCAGATCTTCCGGCTGATGGAGGACGCGGGCGTCGACGCCTCGCGCCACATCATCCAGGGCGGTACGGCCTTCGACAGCGAGGTCGCCGACATCACCGGCGCCCGCTCGATGACCGAGGTCCAGGCCGAGTCGGTCGACAACGCCGCGCAGCAGGCCGAGCGCGAGGTCGCCCAGCTCACCAAGGAGCTGGAGCGGGTCACGCGCCGCGCCGCCGAGCTGCGCGACGAGGCCACCCGGCTGACCGCGCGCGCCGCGCGGGAGCGGGGCGAGGACCCGGAGGCGGCTGTCGCGGCCGCCGCGGAGACCGTCGCCGCTGCCGCCACCGCCGCCGAGGCGGACGGCACGCCGGCCGAGGCCCCGGCCGCGGTCGTCGAGCAGCCCGCCGAGCGTCCGGCGTACGAGCGTTCCTCGTACGACCAGCCGCGCCAGCGCCGCGAGGAGCGGAGCGGCGGGTACGACCGCGGTGACCGTGGTGATCGCGGCGGGTTCCGCCGGGACAACGACCGTCGGGACGGCGACCGTGGTGGGCGTTCGTTCGAGCGTCGTGACGACCGTGGCGGCAGTGGTTTCCGCCGTGACAACGACCGTGGCGGCCGTTCCTTCGAGCGCCGCGACGACCGTGGCGGCAGTGGCTTCCGCCGGGACAACGACCGCCGGGACGACCGTCGGGACGGCGACCGTGGTGGCCGTTCGTTCGAGCGTCGTGACGACCGTGGCGGCAGCGGTTTCCGCCGGGACAACGACCGTGGCGGGTTCGAGCGTCGGGACGGCGAGCGCGGTGGGCGTTCGTTCGAGCGTCGTGACGACCGTGGTGGCAGTGGTGGCAGTGGCTTCCGCCGGGACAACGACCGTGGCGGGCGTTCCTTCGAGCGTCGCGACGAGCGGGGCGGCCACCGGGGCAGCGACCGTCCGTTCAACCGCGACCGTCAGGGCGGCGACCGTCCGGGCTTCCGCTCCGGCGGACACGAGCGTCCGTACGGCCGTCGTGACGACCACCGCGGCTCCGGCTCCGGCACCGGTTCCTCCTTCGGCCGCCGTGACGACAAGCCGCGCTGGAAGCGCAACGGCTGA
- a CDS encoding metallopeptidase family protein: protein MLEMTREEFEELVAEALDRIPPELTRLMDNVAVFVEDEPPADDPELLGLYEGTPLTDRGEWYAGVLPDRITIYRGPTLRMCETREDVVAETEVTVVHEIAHHFGIDDARLHALGYG from the coding sequence GTGCTGGAGATGACGCGCGAGGAGTTCGAGGAACTGGTCGCCGAGGCGTTGGACCGGATTCCGCCGGAGCTGACACGGCTGATGGACAACGTGGCGGTGTTCGTCGAGGACGAGCCGCCCGCCGACGACCCCGAGCTGCTCGGACTGTACGAGGGCACTCCGCTGACGGACCGGGGGGAGTGGTACGCGGGGGTGCTGCCGGACCGGATCACGATCTACCGGGGGCCGACGCTGCGTATGTGCGAGACGCGAGAGGACGTGGTCGCGGAGACCGAGGTGACCGTGGTGCACGAGATCGCGCATCACTTCGGGATCGACGACGCGCGGCTGCACGCGCTGGGGTACGGATAG
- a CDS encoding response regulator transcription factor — translation MCSTRSAGKAVENTSPLDSRPPAEQPRRTTCEESGTAEAQDGASAVELARELKPDVVLMDLRMPVMDGIAATREICADETLAGVRVPALTMFDVDDYVYPALQAGASGFVLKDVSPADMVAGIRVIATGEGVLAPTVTRRLIATFSRPDRTARAAPRLVGLTKRDQEVLVLISNGLSNAEISQHLVISLPTVKTHVSSLLAKLHARDRAQLVIVAYESGLAERGPPR, via the coding sequence TTGTGCTCAACAAGGAGTGCGGGCAAGGCAGTCGAGAATACGTCGCCGCTGGACTCGCGCCCACCCGCTGAACAGCCCCGACGGACGACATGCGAGGAAAGCGGAACAGCCGAGGCGCAGGACGGCGCCAGCGCGGTGGAACTCGCCCGCGAACTCAAGCCGGACGTCGTCCTGATGGACCTCCGCATGCCTGTCATGGACGGCATCGCGGCCACCCGGGAGATCTGCGCCGACGAGACGCTGGCAGGCGTACGGGTGCCGGCCCTCACCATGTTCGACGTGGACGACTACGTCTATCCGGCCCTGCAGGCGGGCGCGAGCGGCTTCGTGCTGAAGGACGTCTCGCCGGCGGACATGGTCGCAGGCATCCGGGTCATCGCCACCGGCGAGGGAGTCCTGGCCCCCACGGTCACCCGCCGTCTCATCGCGACCTTCTCCCGCCCCGACAGGACGGCGCGGGCGGCCCCGAGACTGGTCGGCCTCACGAAACGGGACCAGGAGGTGTTGGTGCTGATCTCGAACGGCCTGTCGAACGCGGAGATCTCCCAGCACCTCGTGATCAGCCTGCCCACGGTGAAAACCCATGTGAGCAGCCTCTTGGCGAAGCTGCACGCGCGGGATCGGGCTCAGCTGGTGATCGTCGCCTATGAGAGCGGGCTGGCGGAGCGCGGGCCGCCGAGGTGA
- a CDS encoding metallophosphoesterase family protein, translated as MARVPAAPATAAHPLRTALRRLRRATPKAPGALARHYRSRRAHPTAELVHHPHPWGRAVGLVAVVLLGAWLGLLIVGNVRTPVGPMNTTMTLRPSLTGGTKINVSPLGALELSSHHAPVRLDVNVDQLDPERAQALVDHPERISGLQEEIASDVRHGTIDLAVRSGVAVVSGATALGLAVFRRPRRALAAGGLALVLLAGAGGTAAATWNPNSVLEPKFSGLLSSAPSLVGNARSIVTEFDVYQKELARLVTNVTKLYDVTSTLPAYQPDPTTIRVLHVSDIHLNPASWKIIASLVEQYEINVIVDSGDTMDHGSAAENGFLDPIADLGAPYVWVRGNHDSLLTQRYLEGIDNTHVLDEGKAVTVGGLRFAGMGDPQFTPDRSTGKSGLPSEEAAGRRLADALRAQKAAGTPVDIAVAHNPDAARETDGQVPLVLAGHLHRPEMEMLGQGTRLRIEGSTGGSGLRAVEGKDPDPIEASVLYLDRDTRRLQAWDEIKLGGLGLMTAEVSRHLPKENQPGAEPGDGQPPSPSGTTSTGTSPSGP; from the coding sequence ATGGCCCGCGTCCCCGCCGCCCCAGCCACCGCCGCCCACCCCCTGCGCACAGCCCTGCGCCGCCTCCGCCGGGCCACGCCGAAGGCCCCCGGCGCCCTGGCCCGCCACTACCGCTCCCGCCGCGCGCACCCCACCGCCGAACTGGTCCACCACCCCCACCCCTGGGGCCGCGCGGTCGGCCTGGTCGCGGTCGTCCTGCTCGGCGCCTGGCTGGGCCTGCTGATCGTGGGGAACGTCCGCACCCCCGTGGGCCCCATGAACACGACGATGACCCTGCGCCCGTCCCTCACCGGCGGCACGAAGATCAACGTCTCCCCGCTGGGCGCCCTGGAACTGAGCAGCCACCACGCCCCCGTACGCCTCGACGTCAACGTCGACCAGCTCGACCCGGAGCGCGCCCAGGCCCTGGTCGACCACCCCGAACGGATCTCCGGGCTCCAGGAGGAGATCGCCTCCGATGTGCGGCACGGCACCATCGACCTGGCCGTACGGTCCGGCGTCGCCGTCGTCTCCGGGGCCACCGCGCTCGGCCTCGCCGTGTTCCGCCGCCCCCGCCGCGCCCTCGCCGCCGGCGGCCTCGCCCTCGTGCTCCTGGCGGGCGCCGGCGGGACGGCCGCGGCCACCTGGAACCCGAACTCCGTCCTGGAGCCCAAGTTCTCCGGCCTGCTCTCCTCCGCGCCCTCCCTCGTCGGCAACGCGCGCAGCATCGTCACCGAATTCGACGTCTACCAGAAGGAGTTGGCCCGCCTGGTGACGAACGTGACCAAGCTGTACGACGTCACGTCCACGCTCCCCGCGTACCAGCCGGACCCGACCACCATCCGCGTCCTGCACGTCTCCGACATCCATCTGAACCCGGCCAGCTGGAAGATCATCGCCTCGCTGGTGGAGCAGTACGAGATCAACGTCATCGTCGACTCCGGCGACACCATGGACCACGGCAGCGCCGCCGAGAACGGCTTCCTCGACCCGATCGCCGATCTCGGGGCGCCCTATGTCTGGGTGCGCGGCAACCACGACTCGCTCCTGACCCAGCGCTATCTGGAGGGCATCGACAACACCCATGTCCTCGACGAGGGGAAGGCGGTGACCGTGGGCGGGCTGCGGTTCGCCGGGATGGGGGACCCGCAGTTCACCCCGGACCGCTCGACCGGCAAGTCGGGCCTGCCCTCGGAGGAGGCCGCCGGACGGCGGCTGGCGGACGCCCTGCGCGCCCAGAAGGCAGCGGGCACCCCCGTGGACATCGCGGTCGCGCACAACCCGGACGCCGCCCGGGAGACGGACGGCCAGGTCCCGCTCGTGCTCGCCGGGCACCTGCACCGCCCCGAGATGGAGATGTTGGGCCAGGGGACCCGGCTCCGTATCGAGGGCTCGACCGGCGGCAGCGGGCTGCGGGCCGTGGAGGGCAAGGACCCCGACCCGATCGAGGCCTCCGTCCTCTACCTCGACCGCGACACCCGCCGCCTCCAGGCCTGGGACGAGATCAAGCTGGGCGGTCTCGGCCTGATGACGGCGGAGGTCAGCCGCCACCTGCCGAAGGAGAACCAGCCGGGCGCCGAACCCGGGGACGGACAACCCCCGTCACCCTCGGGAACCACGTCAACCGGGACCTCCCCGAGCGGCCCGTAA